From a region of the Streptomyces tirandamycinicus genome:
- a CDS encoding phytoene desaturase family protein, with translation MPSMLDAVVVGAGPNGLTAAAELARRGFSVAVFEALDTVGGGARTEELTLPGFRHDPCSAVHPLGAGSPAFNAMPLARYGLQWLQPPLPMAHPFDDGTAAVLSRSVAETAASFGPRDAGAYRRLVTPYVRRWDTLVRDFMSLPLSALPRDPLTLARFGLDGLPPSTWLMRRFRDDRARALFAGLVAHVIGPLTGIGTGAVGLVFALAAHAVGWPLARGGSQSISDALAAYVRDCGGTIHTGTEIKRLDDLPPARAYVFDTSPTALARIAGLGRAYDGYRYGASVFKIDYALDGPVPWTAEEPRRAGTVQIGPSSREIDTALRRASGGRVPGTPFLITAQPTLVDPARAPEGKHVFWAYGHVPHGWEGDLTDTMERQIERFAPGFRDLVLARAVAGPPQLAARNANYVGGDIACGAANGLQLLLRPKATLFPYRTPHPAVFLCSSATPPGPGVHGMSGHNAAKAVWRQLRGEG, from the coding sequence GTGCCGTCGATGCTCGATGCCGTCGTCGTGGGGGCGGGGCCCAACGGACTGACCGCAGCCGCCGAGCTGGCGCGCCGCGGGTTCTCGGTCGCCGTCTTCGAGGCCCTGGACACCGTCGGCGGCGGCGCCCGGACCGAGGAGCTCACGCTCCCGGGCTTCCGGCACGACCCCTGCTCGGCGGTGCACCCCCTGGGTGCGGGCTCGCCCGCCTTCAACGCCATGCCCCTCGCCCGGTACGGGCTTCAGTGGCTCCAGCCGCCGCTGCCCATGGCCCACCCGTTCGACGACGGCACCGCCGCCGTCCTCTCCCGCTCGGTCGCGGAGACCGCGGCATCCTTCGGGCCCCGTGACGCGGGCGCGTACCGCCGGCTGGTCACGCCGTACGTCCGCAGATGGGACACCCTCGTACGGGACTTCATGTCCCTGCCGCTCAGCGCCCTGCCGCGCGATCCGCTCACCCTGGCCCGCTTCGGCCTCGACGGGCTCCCTCCCTCCACATGGCTGATGCGCCGGTTCCGCGACGATCGGGCCCGTGCCCTGTTCGCCGGGCTCGTCGCCCATGTGATCGGCCCGTTGACCGGCATCGGCACCGGCGCGGTCGGCCTGGTCTTCGCCCTGGCCGCGCACGCCGTCGGCTGGCCGTTGGCCCGCGGCGGCTCGCAGTCGATCTCCGACGCCCTCGCCGCGTACGTACGCGACTGCGGCGGCACGATCCACACCGGGACCGAGATCAAGCGCCTCGACGATCTGCCGCCCGCCCGCGCCTATGTGTTCGACACCTCTCCCACGGCACTCGCCCGGATCGCGGGCCTGGGCAGGGCCTACGACGGCTACCGGTACGGCGCGAGCGTGTTCAAGATCGATTACGCTCTGGACGGGCCGGTGCCGTGGACCGCCGAGGAGCCCCGCCGCGCCGGGACGGTCCAGATCGGCCCCAGCAGCCGGGAGATCGACACCGCGCTCCGCCGGGCATCCGGCGGCCGCGTCCCCGGGACACCGTTCCTGATCACCGCGCAGCCCACCCTGGTCGACCCCGCCCGGGCCCCCGAGGGCAAGCACGTCTTCTGGGCCTACGGCCACGTCCCGCACGGCTGGGAGGGCGACCTCACGGACACGATGGAGCGGCAGATCGAGCGCTTCGCCCCCGGCTTCCGCGATCTGGTGCTCGCCCGCGCCGTCGCCGGGCCGCCGCAACTGGCCGCGCGCAACGCCAACTACGTCGGCGGCGACATCGCCTGCGGCGCGGCGAACGGCCTCCAGCTGCTGCTGCGCCCCAAGGCGACGCTGTTCCCGTACCGGACCCCGCACCCCGCGGTGTTCCTGTGCTCGTCCGCGACCCCGCCCGGCCCGGGTGTGCACGGGATGTCGGGGCACAACGCCGCCAAGGCGGTGTGGCGGCAGCTGCGCGGCGAAGGCTGA
- a CDS encoding O-acetyl-ADP-ribose deacetylase has protein sequence MTGRFAITLVRGDITEQDADAVVNAANSSLLGGGGVDGAIHRRGGPEILEECRRLRASHYGSGLPTGQAVATTAGRLPARWVIHTVGPVHSATEDRGALLASCYRESLRVADELGARTVAFPAISTGVYRWPMDDAARIALETVRGTPTAVEEVRFVLFDDPAYQAFARHLG, from the coding sequence ATGACCGGCCGGTTCGCGATCACACTCGTCCGCGGTGACATCACCGAGCAGGACGCCGACGCCGTCGTCAACGCGGCGAACTCCTCCCTCCTCGGCGGCGGAGGGGTGGACGGGGCGATCCACCGGCGCGGCGGGCCGGAGATCCTGGAGGAGTGCCGGAGGCTGCGGGCCTCCCACTACGGCAGCGGCCTGCCGACCGGCCAGGCGGTCGCGACCACCGCCGGGAGGCTGCCGGCCCGGTGGGTCATCCACACCGTGGGCCCGGTCCACAGCGCAACGGAGGACCGCGGTGCCCTGCTCGCCTCCTGCTACCGGGAGTCCCTGCGCGTCGCCGACGAACTGGGCGCCCGTACGGTCGCGTTCCCGGCGATCTCCACCGGCGTGTACCGGTGGCCGATGGACGACGCGGCTCGCATCGCGCTGGAGACGGTACGCGGCACCCCGACCGCCGTGGAAGAGGTGAGGTTCGTCCTGTTCGACGACCCGGCGTACCAGGCGTTCGCCCGGCACCTCGGCTGA
- a CDS encoding nucleotidyltransferase family protein, translating into MDEVVAAMAVRLAEVRGVRAVVLGGSRARGAHRPDADWDLGVYYRGGVDVAGLARLAGELTGGPVEVAGPGGWGPWVNGGAWLTVEGRRVDWILRDLDRVERVWADCRAGRYEVGVQAGHPLGFWSPAYAGEVALCRVLADPAGEVTALRAETAVYPEPLRAALVGAAWEADFSVAAAAKSAPGGDVLHVGLCLSRAFGVLVQSLHAHHRLWCLNEKGALAAAAALPAAPPDLVGRVATALRDLGPEAVASAADLTAEIRGALAAP; encoded by the coding sequence ATGGACGAGGTGGTCGCGGCGATGGCGGTCCGGCTGGCGGAGGTGCGGGGCGTGCGCGCGGTCGTCCTCGGCGGCAGCCGGGCCCGCGGGGCGCACCGGCCCGATGCGGACTGGGACCTGGGCGTCTACTACCGCGGCGGCGTCGACGTCGCGGGCCTCGCCCGGCTCGCGGGCGAGCTGACCGGCGGGCCCGTGGAGGTCGCCGGGCCCGGCGGCTGGGGGCCGTGGGTGAACGGCGGTGCCTGGCTGACCGTGGAGGGGCGCCGGGTCGACTGGATCCTGCGCGATCTGGACCGGGTGGAGCGGGTCTGGGCGGACTGCCGGGCAGGGCGGTACGAGGTCGGTGTGCAGGCCGGGCACCCGCTGGGGTTCTGGTCGCCCGCGTACGCCGGGGAGGTGGCCCTGTGCCGGGTCCTCGCCGACCCCGCGGGCGAGGTGACGGCGCTTCGGGCGGAGACGGCGGTGTACCCGGAGCCGCTGCGTGCGGCGCTGGTCGGCGCCGCGTGGGAGGCGGACTTCTCGGTGGCCGCCGCGGCGAAGTCCGCGCCCGGCGGCGACGTGCTGCACGTCGGGCTGTGTCTGTCGAGGGCGTTCGGCGTGCTGGTGCAGTCCCTGCACGCCCACCACCGTCTGTGGTGCCTCAACGAGAAGGGCGCGCTGGCCGCCGCCGCGGCCCTGCCCGCGGCCCCGCCGGACCTCGTCGGCCGGGTCGCGACGGCGCTGCGCGACCTCGGCCCCGAGGCGGTCGCCTCGGCCGCGGACCTGACGGCGGAGATCCGCGGGGCCCTGGCCGCGCCGTGA